From Nilaparvata lugens isolate BPH chromosome 7, ASM1435652v1, whole genome shotgun sequence, one genomic window encodes:
- the LOC111047238 gene encoding low molecular weight phosphotyrosine protein phosphatase isoform X2, protein MASNVLVEQDSEGKSEQDSKSENSALFICLGNICRSPIAEAVCKKVVIDMMVSNRWHIDSAAIGPWHVGNQPDHRALKTLRAHGLSTDHLCRQINSNDFSMFDYIFGMDEENMKALKKRSPKNARAQLLLLGSFDPNGETIIRDPYYDNGDAGFEKCYQQCLRSCTAFIKKIMRK, encoded by the exons atggCGAGCAATGTCCTAGTTGAACAAGACAGCGAGGGTAAATCAGAACAAGACAg TAAATCTGAGAATAGTGCCTTGTTCATATGCCTGGGTAACATATGTCGATCTCCCATTGCGGAAGCTGTTTGCAAAAAGGTTGTTATTGATATGATGGTTTCGAATCGGTGGCACATTGACAGTGCCGCTATCGGTCCATGGCACGTTGGCAATCAACCGGATCACCGAGCCTTGAAAACCCTCAGGGCACACGGATTATCAACAGACCATCTGTGCCGTCAGATAAACAGTAACGATTTCAG TATGTTTGACTACATTTTTGGAATGGATGAAGAAAATATGAAGGCCTTGAAGAAAAGAAGTCCGAAAAATGCGAGAGCTCAACTGCTGTTACTTGGATCATTTGACCCGAATGGAGAAACAATCATTCGTGATCCCTACTATGATAATGGCGATGCAGGATTCGAAAAATGCTATCAACAGTGCCTTAGATCGTGCACCGCATTTATAAAGAAGATCATGAGAAAATAA
- the LOC111047238 gene encoding low molecular weight phosphotyrosine protein phosphatase isoform X1, which yields MASNVLVEQDSEGKSEQDSKSENSALFICLGNICRSPIAEAVCKKVVIDMMVSNRWHIDSAAIGPWHVGNQPDHRALKTLRAHGLSTDHLCRQINSNDFRKFDYILGMDIGNIKALNNKRPEDATAKILLLASFHPNGVILDPAYLDEHAFETCYQQCLSCCSAFIKQTMNEKRNSRQTSLPHKLPYT from the exons atggCGAGCAATGTCCTAGTTGAACAAGACAGCGAGGGTAAATCAGAACAAGACAg TAAATCTGAGAATAGTGCCTTGTTCATATGCCTGGGTAACATATGTCGATCTCCCATTGCGGAAGCTGTTTGCAAAAAGGTTGTTATTGATATGATGGTTTCGAATCGGTGGCACATTGACAGTGCCGCTATCGGTCCATGGCACGTTGGCAATCAACCGGATCACCGAGCCTTGAAAACCCTCAGGGCACACGGATTATCAACAGACCATCTGTGCCGTCAGATAAACAGTAACGATTTCAG aaaatttgacTACATTCTTGGAATGGACATAGGGAACATAAAGGCGTTGAATAATAAGCGTCCAGAGGATGCGACAGCTAAAATACTGCTCCTTGCGTCGTTTCATCCCAACGGAGTCATTCTGGATCCTGCCTATCTCGACGAACATGCTTTCGAAACATGCTATCAACAATGTCTTAGCTGTTGTTCGGCCTTCATTAAACAGacaatgaatgaaaaaagaaatagtcGACAAACATCATTACCACATAAGTTACCGTACACATAA
- the LOC111047238 gene encoding low molecular weight phosphotyrosine protein phosphatase isoform X4, whose translation MLETCKSENSALFICLGNICRSPIAEAVCKKVVIDMMVSNRWHIDSAAIGPWHVGNQPDHRALKTLRAHGLSTDHLCRQINSNDFSMFDYIFGMDEENMKALKKRSPKNARAQLLLLGSFDPNGETIIRDPYYDNGDAGFEKCYQQCLRSCTAFIKKIMRK comes from the exons ATGTTGGAAACATG TAAATCTGAGAATAGTGCCTTGTTCATATGCCTGGGTAACATATGTCGATCTCCCATTGCGGAAGCTGTTTGCAAAAAGGTTGTTATTGATATGATGGTTTCGAATCGGTGGCACATTGACAGTGCCGCTATCGGTCCATGGCACGTTGGCAATCAACCGGATCACCGAGCCTTGAAAACCCTCAGGGCACACGGATTATCAACAGACCATCTGTGCCGTCAGATAAACAGTAACGATTTCAG TATGTTTGACTACATTTTTGGAATGGATGAAGAAAATATGAAGGCCTTGAAGAAAAGAAGTCCGAAAAATGCGAGAGCTCAACTGCTGTTACTTGGATCATTTGACCCGAATGGAGAAACAATCATTCGTGATCCCTACTATGATAATGGCGATGCAGGATTCGAAAAATGCTATCAACAGTGCCTTAGATCGTGCACCGCATTTATAAAGAAGATCATGAGAAAATAA
- the LOC111047238 gene encoding low molecular weight phosphotyrosine protein phosphatase isoform X3 encodes MLETCKSENSALFICLGNICRSPIAEAVCKKVVIDMMVSNRWHIDSAAIGPWHVGNQPDHRALKTLRAHGLSTDHLCRQINSNDFRKFDYILGMDIGNIKALNNKRPEDATAKILLLASFHPNGVILDPAYLDEHAFETCYQQCLSCCSAFIKQTMNEKRNSRQTSLPHKLPYT; translated from the exons ATGTTGGAAACATG TAAATCTGAGAATAGTGCCTTGTTCATATGCCTGGGTAACATATGTCGATCTCCCATTGCGGAAGCTGTTTGCAAAAAGGTTGTTATTGATATGATGGTTTCGAATCGGTGGCACATTGACAGTGCCGCTATCGGTCCATGGCACGTTGGCAATCAACCGGATCACCGAGCCTTGAAAACCCTCAGGGCACACGGATTATCAACAGACCATCTGTGCCGTCAGATAAACAGTAACGATTTCAG aaaatttgacTACATTCTTGGAATGGACATAGGGAACATAAAGGCGTTGAATAATAAGCGTCCAGAGGATGCGACAGCTAAAATACTGCTCCTTGCGTCGTTTCATCCCAACGGAGTCATTCTGGATCCTGCCTATCTCGACGAACATGCTTTCGAAACATGCTATCAACAATGTCTTAGCTGTTGTTCGGCCTTCATTAAACAGacaatgaatgaaaaaagaaatagtcGACAAACATCATTACCACATAAGTTACCGTACACATAA